In the Armatimonadota bacterium genome, one interval contains:
- the dndD gene encoding DNA sulfur modification protein DndD — MKFRKLTIENYKSFQLQTDIEFPSGDDGHSIFLIGGMNGAGKTSIMEAVSYCLYGGKVDDIFRNINRREKAKGNADIAFELSMEMDDHSELIVKRSWTAGTVTDPKPRDLVERLVVVRDGKRVSSQNQQIWQDFIRAAIPPGITQFFFFDGEKIQEIAADDHSEVRLKSSLEAALGIQYINRLASDIGYIKQEERKGFVEISDEDLEFKQTEAKREQSKLARKHQEVDDIRSELDAFKSQLREDKRRFEATFNIAPESRETIREQEKRRAIAANRLAQVETEVRDLCEKALPFSIAGKAFDGLRRQIEAERESASGEAIKENAASLAKRIVRVVEEPEPIYTETLSPARMAELERRILCLLQEGDPRADAPKVLGLSERDAARVLNKIDTLERSDVFLLKPLLEEVASLQAEVRQLAGVVEGGSLSRTEENLYDDLQSSMESCSTQIGRKTEQLRLQEEDIFTLDKRISELDVEIAKLYERHNVSKEKADFLAECDAIASVLNQFVVRLRKNKVNVLQEKTLEMYRRLSSRSGLIKDITIDDETYEVHITDRNGHEIRKSALSAGEKEVFAIALLWGLAQTSELKLPIIIDTPLSRLDSSHRDNIVNSYFPNAGEQVIILSTDTEVDQAYYKALRPRLTGAARLEFDQRQELSTIKQGYFWEENHG; from the coding sequence ATGAAGTTCCGTAAGCTAACCATCGAAAACTACAAGTCGTTTCAGCTCCAGACGGATATAGAATTTCCATCAGGTGATGATGGCCATAGTATCTTCCTCATTGGTGGCATGAACGGAGCCGGTAAGACTTCCATCATGGAAGCTGTAAGCTACTGCCTGTATGGCGGCAAGGTTGACGACATCTTCCGGAACATCAACCGCAGGGAAAAGGCGAAGGGCAATGCCGATATCGCTTTCGAGCTTTCTATGGAGATGGACGACCACTCGGAGTTGATTGTAAAGCGGTCATGGACCGCAGGTACGGTGACCGATCCGAAGCCGCGCGACCTCGTGGAGCGCCTAGTAGTAGTACGCGATGGCAAACGGGTTTCCAGCCAAAACCAACAGATTTGGCAGGACTTCATCCGCGCCGCAATCCCACCAGGCATTACCCAGTTCTTCTTCTTCGACGGCGAGAAGATCCAGGAAATAGCAGCTGACGATCACTCTGAAGTTCGCTTGAAATCGTCACTTGAGGCCGCATTAGGAATTCAGTACATCAACCGTCTGGCAAGCGATATTGGCTACATAAAGCAGGAAGAACGGAAGGGCTTCGTCGAGATTTCCGACGAGGATTTAGAATTCAAGCAGACGGAAGCCAAACGAGAGCAGAGCAAGTTGGCGCGGAAGCACCAAGAAGTGGACGATATTCGTAGTGAGTTGGACGCATTCAAGAGCCAACTCAGAGAGGACAAGAGGAGGTTCGAAGCTACATTCAACATCGCGCCGGAATCCCGAGAGACTATTCGTGAACAGGAGAAGAGACGGGCAATCGCCGCTAATCGGCTTGCGCAAGTCGAGACCGAGGTTCGCGACTTATGCGAAAAGGCACTGCCGTTTAGCATCGCCGGCAAGGCTTTCGACGGACTGCGTCGGCAAATAGAAGCGGAGCGCGAATCCGCCAGCGGCGAAGCTATCAAAGAGAATGCCGCCTCGCTGGCCAAGAGAATCGTTCGCGTTGTTGAGGAACCAGAACCCATCTATACGGAAACGCTTTCCCCAGCACGTATGGCGGAACTGGAGCGCAGAATCTTGTGCCTTCTTCAGGAGGGAGACCCTCGGGCGGACGCACCGAAAGTGCTTGGTCTGTCGGAGCGTGATGCGGCCAGGGTTCTTAATAAGATCGATACTTTAGAACGCAGCGACGTATTCCTGCTGAAGCCGCTGCTGGAGGAGGTGGCAAGTCTCCAAGCCGAGGTGCGGCAACTTGCGGGCGTTGTCGAAGGCGGCTCCCTGTCTCGAACTGAAGAGAACTTGTACGACGACCTTCAGTCCTCCATGGAAAGCTGCTCGACGCAAATCGGACGCAAGACTGAGCAACTACGTCTCCAAGAGGAAGACATCTTTACGCTCGATAAGCGAATTAGCGAGCTCGATGTTGAGATCGCCAAGCTGTACGAGAGGCACAACGTGTCAAAGGAGAAAGCAGACTTCTTAGCCGAGTGCGACGCCATTGCTAGCGTCCTTAACCAATTTGTGGTTCGCCTTCGCAAGAACAAGGTGAATGTTCTCCAGGAGAAGACCTTAGAGATGTATCGGAGGCTGTCCAGCCGCAGTGGCCTGATAAAGGACATCACGATCGATGATGAGACATATGAGGTTCACATTACGGACCGCAATGGGCACGAGATACGAAAGTCAGCGTTGTCGGCAGGCGAAAAGGAAGTATTCGCAATCGCGCTGCTATGGGGCCTTGCGCAGACAAGCGAGCTGAAACTACCGATTATCATCGACACCCCGTTATCGCGCCTGGACAGCTCACACCGCGACAATATTGTCAATAGCTACTTTCCCAATGCTGGTGAGCAAGTGATTATCCTCTCCACGGACACGGAAGTAGACCAAGCCTATTACAAGGCGCTAAGGCCGAGACTGACCGGCGCGGCACGGTTGGAATTCGATCAACGCCAAGAATTGTCCACGATCAAGCAAGGGTATTTCTGGGAAGAGAATCATGGCTGA
- a CDS encoding transposase: protein MPRFLRSDNRGEFLARTRAVFLSERNTKPYFIKPGSPWQNGFIESFNSQLRAECLDVELFHNLEDAEIELAVYRRWYNEERPHSSIGHVAPATARAVWKRRSGYSVPPFRKRSLSTRCGF, encoded by the coding sequence ATGCCCCGGTTCCTTCGGTCCGATAACCGCGGTGAGTTCCTGGCGCGCACGCGCGCCGTGTTCCTGTCGGAACGCAATACTAAGCCCTATTTCATCAAGCCGGGGTCGCCGTGGCAGAACGGCTTTATCGAGAGCTTCAATTCCCAGCTGCGTGCTGAGTGCCTGGACGTCGAACTGTTTCACAACCTTGAGGACGCCGAGATCGAGCTGGCAGTATATCGCCGATGGTACAACGAGGAGCGACCGCACTCTTCGATCGGGCACGTAGCTCCTGCTACGGCCCGCGCGGTTTGGAAGCGCCGATCGGGCTACAGCGTCCCTCCATTTCGGAAGCGAAGTCTCTCAACTCGCTGCGGATTCTAG
- a CDS encoding transposase encodes MKKSIFTEDRIVKVLGELKAGAPMKTILATHGVSDATVHSWRRKYAGMENDDVKRLRELERENEALGLLVAEPEFEISAVRKLFRENGWTIPSELRARNS; translated from the coding sequence TTGAAGAAATCGATATTCACCGAGGACCGGATTGTAAAGGTCCTCGGCGAGCTGAAGGCCGGCGCGCCGATGAAGACGATCCTTGCAACGCACGGCGTGAGCGATGCGACGGTCCACAGCTGGCGGCGTAAATACGCCGGCATGGAGAACGATGATGTGAAGCGGCTGCGGGAGCTCGAGAGGGAGAACGAAGCGCTCGGGCTCCTGGTTGCCGAGCCTGAGTTTGAGATCTCCGCGGTAAGGAAGCTCTTTCGAGAAAACGGGTGGACGATCCCCAGCGAGCTGCGGGCGCGCAATTCCTGA
- a CDS encoding VOC family protein — protein sequence MSEEFPGAVPEIRVDNLAKAAVYYEKCFGFQWDWGVEGIGQVSRGSCRIFLTDNAFRGTNTTGEPAVIWLNLSSKAEVDALHQSWRDSDAQIVHEPESKPWNLYEFTARDLDGNQFRVFYDFAWELPNRGGRKDDDVERDEARARF from the coding sequence ATGAGCGAAGAGTTTCCAGGCGCGGTGCCCGAGATACGTGTTGATAATCTGGCCAAAGCCGCGGTCTACTACGAGAAGTGCTTCGGTTTCCAATGGGACTGGGGCGTGGAGGGAATCGGCCAGGTCTCCAGAGGAAGCTGCCGGATATTCCTGACCGACAACGCGTTTCGTGGCACGAATACCACCGGAGAGCCGGCCGTAATCTGGCTCAACCTGAGCAGCAAGGCGGAGGTCGATGCGCTGCACCAGTCGTGGCGAGATAGCGATGCACAGATCGTTCACGAACCCGAATCAAAGCCCTGGAACCTGTACGAGTTCACCGCCAGGGATCTTGATGGCAATCAGTTCAGGGTCTTTTACGATTTTGCGTGGGAGCTTCCCAACCGTGGAGGCCGCAAGGATGATGACGTGGAGCGCGACGAAGCGCGGGCAAGGTTTTGA
- a CDS encoding VOC family protein yields MPSEPEVTSTPHQWYMRPVLFVADVNRALGFYVGKLGFEKPWHEGDGTGGVCQVDRGGCEIILCQHATRKDKARLFLSLTPEAIEELRSELAERGVPSKKSWWGYPVLQIDDPDGNELLFPVSE; encoded by the coding sequence ATGCCATCAGAACCGGAAGTCACGTCGACCCCTCATCAATGGTATATGCGGCCCGTGCTCTTTGTTGCCGATGTGAACCGGGCACTCGGTTTCTACGTCGGCAAGCTCGGTTTCGAGAAACCGTGGCATGAAGGTGATGGGACCGGCGGAGTCTGCCAGGTTGACCGTGGCGGATGCGAGATCATCCTTTGCCAGCATGCAACCCGGAAGGACAAGGCGCGCTTGTTCTTGTCGCTGACGCCCGAGGCAATCGAGGAACTGCGAAGCGAGTTGGCCGAACGCGGTGTGCCCAGCAAGAAATCCTGGTGGGGCTATCCGGTGCTTCAGATTGACGATCCCGACGGAAACGAACTGCTTTTCCCGGTTTCAGAGTGA
- a CDS encoding exo-alpha-sialidase — MAAGKLRRWGLAQTKLQLTCIAAIAVCSLGAACRGHVSGSAALQQKSGQAPQPADARLTTYNKEVGSPQVQAGRDGSIHVAFVEATNPGLEDFVFYRSSTDGGKSWSAPVNLSQDMPGHMVGPCRLAVDGQNRVYVVWRAIATPNTGLPSSRGPDYVACNLFYRSLSNGQWGPITPINAPLADPQNQRIGIGSFFAAADPTGKVHVAYSVNTDVFHPELMFQAGTKYAQHQAAMGTGSVAEVDLDGNQHSAPREVFLTTVTPAGAFKACDGLSLLDGYFDASGAPHFVAEATANNEPFGQTRIAIVEGGKQTTAVTLPTSTVETYPPWLLVDAQGRNHIIVDFGGGEEHSVRDYVAGTGQYTVLKTETPVHFPIRGFQAGQGPAGTMAVVMELNANGLDDGETWIAIYDGKAWRPAVQLTHYKTMDSGTYTALGLRSSVTTVGHWNAGATGAVTIDNTGHVLLVHEADHSGSVAVQGGGVTGVGGGTSSPELLFHHF; from the coding sequence ATGGCTGCCGGCAAGCTCCGCCGCTGGGGACTAGCCCAGACGAAACTCCAATTGACCTGTATCGCGGCGATCGCGGTATGCAGCCTTGGCGCAGCTTGCCGAGGTCACGTGTCGGGCAGCGCGGCGCTTCAGCAGAAGTCGGGTCAAGCGCCGCAGCCGGCCGACGCCAGGCTCACCACGTACAACAAGGAAGTCGGCTCCCCGCAGGTGCAGGCGGGCCGCGACGGAAGTATCCACGTAGCGTTCGTTGAAGCCACCAATCCGGGACTGGAAGACTTCGTATTCTATCGCTCCAGCACCGACGGCGGTAAGAGCTGGTCGGCGCCGGTGAACCTCTCTCAGGATATGCCTGGACATATGGTTGGTCCGTGCCGATTGGCTGTCGACGGGCAAAACCGGGTCTACGTGGTGTGGCGCGCGATTGCAACTCCCAACACAGGGCTGCCATCCAGCCGTGGACCAGACTATGTTGCATGCAACCTGTTCTATCGGTCTCTGAGCAACGGACAATGGGGGCCGATCACGCCGATTAACGCACCGCTCGCAGATCCGCAAAACCAGCGGATTGGCATCGGCTCCTTCTTTGCGGCAGCCGATCCCACGGGTAAGGTCCACGTAGCGTACTCGGTCAATACCGATGTATTTCATCCGGAGCTGATGTTCCAGGCGGGCACGAAGTATGCGCAGCACCAGGCCGCAATGGGCACCGGCAGCGTCGCAGAGGTCGATCTCGATGGCAATCAGCACTCCGCCCCCAGGGAGGTGTTTCTCACAACGGTTACTCCGGCCGGCGCATTCAAAGCCTGTGATGGTCTATCTCTGCTCGATGGCTATTTTGATGCGTCGGGCGCTCCGCACTTTGTGGCGGAAGCTACTGCCAATAACGAGCCATTCGGCCAGACCCGGATCGCGATCGTGGAAGGCGGCAAGCAAACTACCGCGGTAACATTGCCCACCTCGACGGTTGAGACATACCCACCCTGGTTGCTGGTCGATGCGCAGGGCCGAAACCACATCATCGTCGATTTCGGAGGCGGTGAGGAGCACAGCGTGCGGGATTATGTTGCCGGAACCGGCCAGTACACCGTTCTGAAGACGGAGACACCGGTACACTTTCCGATCAGAGGATTCCAGGCCGGCCAGGGCCCGGCCGGAACCATGGCCGTCGTGATGGAGCTGAATGCGAATGGGTTGGATGATGGCGAGACGTGGATCGCAATCTATGACGGCAAGGCGTGGCGACCAGCCGTACAGTTGACGCACTACAAGACCATGGATTCCGGAACCTACACGGCGCTGGGGCTGCGATCATCGGTCACCACGGTTGGGCACTGGAACGCAGGCGCCACAGGCGCAGTAACCATCGACAACACGGGTCATGTACTGCTGGTTCACGAAGCGGATCACAGCGGCAGCGTCGCGGTGCAGGGCGGTGGCGTGACAGGGGTGGGGGGCGGTACAAGCAGCCCAGAGCTGCTGTTTCACCACTTCTAA
- a CDS encoding DinB family protein, which yields MVEAYLKLLDQGFYEMKFAFEGLADENVWKRPAAGLLSVGELAGHVAYWEAIRLAGSGGESDPEANGVAMKPDLARCAVSSPLIDERFGYYSTTMDKHPSEQQLQMTAEQVCSELMRIHEESVAHFRALNPDLSASAPGWPDGWTYGGFLEYLVFHVGYHTGQMYSVRHLLGDETPDN from the coding sequence ATGGTTGAGGCCTACTTGAAGCTGCTGGATCAGGGTTTTTACGAGATGAAGTTCGCGTTCGAGGGCCTTGCCGACGAGAATGTATGGAAGCGGCCCGCGGCCGGACTGCTCTCGGTAGGTGAGCTGGCCGGCCACGTCGCCTACTGGGAGGCGATCCGACTGGCGGGAAGTGGTGGCGAATCGGATCCGGAAGCCAACGGTGTGGCGATGAAGCCCGACCTGGCGCGATGCGCGGTGAGCAGCCCGTTGATCGACGAGCGGTTTGGCTACTACTCGACGACGATGGACAAGCATCCCTCTGAACAGCAGCTCCAGATGACCGCGGAGCAGGTGTGCAGCGAGCTGATGCGCATTCACGAAGAGTCCGTTGCACATTTCCGGGCACTCAATCCGGATCTCAGCGCGTCGGCTCCCGGCTGGCCGGATGGTTGGACGTATGGCGGCTTCCTGGAGTATCTGGTGTTCCACGTTGGCTACCACACCGGCCAGATGTACTCCGTGCGCCATCTTCTGGGAGATGAGACGCCGGATAACTGA
- a CDS encoding peroxiredoxin — protein MSIQLGDTAPDFTQDSTAGPIHFHDWAGDSWVVLFSHPKDFTPVCTTELGALARLKPEFDKRNVKVIGLSVDGVPDHVTWSRDIEETQGAALNFPLLADQDRKVSTLYGMIHPNADNTMTVRSVFVIGPDKKVKLTLTYPASTGRNFAELLRVIDSLQLTANYKVATPVDWKQGEDVIIVPAVSNDEAERLFAKGLTQIKPYLRTTPQPDL, from the coding sequence ATGTCCATTCAACTGGGCGACACCGCCCCCGACTTTACGCAGGACTCCACCGCGGGCCCGATCCACTTCCACGACTGGGCCGGCGACAGCTGGGTGGTGCTGTTTTCGCATCCGAAGGATTTCACGCCTGTCTGTACTACGGAACTTGGCGCGCTCGCCCGGCTCAAGCCGGAATTTGACAAGCGTAACGTCAAGGTCATCGGCCTCAGCGTGGACGGCGTGCCCGATCACGTGACGTGGTCGCGTGACATCGAGGAGACGCAGGGCGCAGCCCTCAACTTCCCGCTTCTCGCCGATCAGGACCGAAAGGTCTCCACACTCTACGGCATGATCCATCCCAACGCGGATAACACTATGACGGTGCGTTCCGTTTTCGTCATCGGACCGGACAAGAAGGTCAAGCTGACGCTCACATACCCGGCCAGTACGGGTCGCAACTTTGCCGAGCTGCTCCGCGTGATCGACTCCCTGCAGCTCACGGCCAACTACAAGGTGGCTACACCGGTAGACTGGAAGCAGGGCGAAGATGTGATCATCGTCCCAGCCGTGTCCAACGACGAGGCGGAACGGCTGTTCGCCAAGGGCTTAACACAGATCAAGCCTTACCTGCGGACCACTCCACAGCCGGACCTTTAA